The genomic segment CGACACCGCGCGCGACATCGCGCCCGTTGTCGAATTCAGCGATTGCGCGGCCGCCGTGAAGCTGCCCGCCTCCACCACGCGGGCGAACACCCGCATGTTCTGTAGCGTATCCATTCCCGTCCGAAACGTATGTAGAGACGATATTGTCCTCCCGCAAGGACCGCACATTGTTGCCGCCACGGCAACTATGGTTTCCCTGCGGTCGCGTTAATGCGCGTGCGCGCGACTCCTACAATCGGCGCCTCTCCGGTCGGACTGGCATCGTCGCGCGAGGCCGGAGGCCCCCGATTCGCGCCCGCCAGAAGCACCGCCCACAGCCATGAAGCACGAGCCCGCGCTACAGCGATTCCTCATCGATCCGCAACGATGGCAGGGGCGGCTGCGAAACGCCGTCAGGCTCGCGCGCGACTGGGCGGGCCACGACGGCCTCGTCTGGCTGCATCTCGCGAAGACGGTGGCGGCCGCGCTGCTCGCGATGGGCATCGCGATGCTGCTCGACCTGTCGCAGCCGCGGATCGCGATGACGACCGTGTTCGTGCTGATGCAGCCGATGAGCGGGATGGTGCTCGCGAAGAGCTTCTATCGCGTCGTCGGCACGGGCGTCGGGCTCGTCGCGGCGCTCGCGCTGGGGGGCCTCTTCGCGCAGCAGCCGGAGCTGTACATGGCGGGCATCACGCTGTGGGTCGCGGGCTGCATCGCGGCCGCCGTGCGCAACCGGCACTTCCGCTGGTACGGCTACGTGCTCGCCGGCTACACCGCCGCGCTGATCGGCCTGCCCGCGGTGATGGCGCCGAACACGCTGTTTCTGTCGGCGCTCACGCGCGCGGCCGAAGTCGCGGTCGGGATCTTCTGCTCGGGCGCCGTCAGCGCGCTCGTGTTTCCGCTCAGCTCGAGCGCTGCGCTGATGCGCACGCTGAACGCGCGGCACGCCGGCTTCGTCGCGTTCGCGGCGAGCACGATGGCGGGCTCGGTCGAGCGCCGCGATTTCGAGCGGCGCTTCGCCGACTTCGTCGACGGCATCGTCGGCTTCGAGGCGACCCGCGCGTTCGCGACGTTCGAGGACCCGCACATCCGCGCGCGCAGCCGCCGGCTCGCGCGGCTGAACAGCGAGTTCATGAACGCGTGCGCGCGGCTTCATGCGTTCCATCAGTTGCTCAGGCGGCTGCGCGCGAATCATGCGGCCGAGGTGCTCGCGGCGATCGCCCCGCACGTCGATGCGCTGTCGGACGTGCTGTGCGCGCTGCGCCGCGATCTCGCGCAGCCGCGCGCGGCGCCGTCATTGTCGCCCGCGCCCACGCCCTCGGTCGCGCTCGTCGAGCTGAGTGCGTATCTCGCCGCGCTGCCCAAGCGCGCGCGCGCGTCGCGACGCGCGGTCGAGACGCTCGCGCCCGCCGGCGTGCTCGACTTCGACACCGCGATCGAGCTGCTCTACCGCTTCGTCGACGAATTCCTCGGCTACGCGGAAACGCACGCGTCGCTCGCGCTCGACAGCCACGTGCTCGAACGCTCGATCACGCGTTACGCGGTGAAGACCAATCGCTACTTCGTCGGCTTCACGTTCCTGCGCACGCTCGTCGCGATGGGCGCGATGAGCGCGTTCTGGATCGCGTCCGAGTGGCCGAGCGGCGCGCTCGCGGTGATCGGCACCGCGATCGCGTGCGCGCTCAGCTCGACCGCGCCGCGCGCGAGCCGCTTCGTCGCGCAGATGGCCGCGGGCGCGGCGCTCGCGACGCTCGCGGGCTATCTGTACGTGTGCCGCGTGTATCCGAACATCGACGGCTTCCCGCTGCTGTGCGCGGCGCTCGCGCCCGTGCTCGCGGCGGGCGCGTATCTCGCGACGCGTCCGGGCAAGTCCGGCTACGGGATCGGCTTCGTCGTGTTCTTCTGCCTGCTCGCGGGGCCGGACAACGTGATCGTCTACGCGCCCGACGTGCTGATCAACAACGGGCTCGCGCTCGTCGTGTCGATGCTCGCCGCATCGATCGCGTTCGCGGTGGTGTTTCCCGCCGAGATGCCGTGGCTCACCGGCCGGATCGCGCGCGACCTGCGCCGGCAGATCGCGCTCGCGTGCGACGGCCCGCTGCAAGGGCTCGACCAGCGCTTTCAGTCGAGCTCGCACGATCTGATGTCGCAACTGCGCAATCTGCTGATGAAGCGCTCGCGCCGGCATCGCGACGCGCTGCGCTGGATGCTCGCGACGCTCGAAATCGGCCACGCGGTGATCGACCTGCGGCGCGAGATGAAGGCGTTCATGGCCGCGCAGCCCGCGCAGGCGCTGCGCTGGAGCGCGTTGATCGACGCGGTGCGCGAGGCGCTGCCGCGGCTGTTCGAGACGCCCGACGCGCATCGGCTCGCGCGTGCGCTGAAGTCGGTCAATCTCGCGATCCGCGCGGTCCGGCACACGCAGCACCTGTGGTACGCGGTGCCCGACGAGCGCCGCCGGATGCAGCGCATCGTCAGTTGCCTGCACTTCATCCGCAGCGCGCTGATCGATCAGGACGCGCCGTTCAATCGGGGCTCGCGCGCCCGCGAACGCGTGCGCGCGAGCCGCATGTGACGCGCGAAACGATCGTTGTGCGAAATGGAAAGAAGCTCCCCAGGCCGGGCGATTAATCCCAACCCGACCGAGTCATATAGTTTCATCACCGTCGAGCAAGACGGCAAACCCCTCAAGGAGAAAATCAAATGAAGTCGCTGCAAATCGCCGTCGTCGCGCTGTCGCTGTCCGCCGTCATGGCCGCCGCTCACGCGCAACCCGCCGCCGCCGATGCGGGCCGGCAGCCGGCGAACCGCACCGAGGCCGTGCAAGCCGCCGGCCGCGTCCCCGCCGCTCATCAAGACCGCCAGGACCCGAACGCATGCGTCGGTCCGGTCAGCTTCTGCAACATCTACTTCGGCAGCTAAGCGTCGTGCGCGCCGCGCTCCCGATGGAACGGAAAGCTCGCATTGAGCTTTCCGTTCGATGACTTCAAGCTGTCAACAACCT from the Burkholderia humptydooensis genome contains:
- a CDS encoding FUSC family protein, giving the protein MKHEPALQRFLIDPQRWQGRLRNAVRLARDWAGHDGLVWLHLAKTVAAALLAMGIAMLLDLSQPRIAMTTVFVLMQPMSGMVLAKSFYRVVGTGVGLVAALALGGLFAQQPELYMAGITLWVAGCIAAAVRNRHFRWYGYVLAGYTAALIGLPAVMAPNTLFLSALTRAAEVAVGIFCSGAVSALVFPLSSSAALMRTLNARHAGFVAFAASTMAGSVERRDFERRFADFVDGIVGFEATRAFATFEDPHIRARSRRLARLNSEFMNACARLHAFHQLLRRLRANHAAEVLAAIAPHVDALSDVLCALRRDLAQPRAAPSLSPAPTPSVALVELSAYLAALPKRARASRRAVETLAPAGVLDFDTAIELLYRFVDEFLGYAETHASLALDSHVLERSITRYAVKTNRYFVGFTFLRTLVAMGAMSAFWIASEWPSGALAVIGTAIACALSSTAPRASRFVAQMAAGAALATLAGYLYVCRVYPNIDGFPLLCAALAPVLAAGAYLATRPGKSGYGIGFVVFFCLLAGPDNVIVYAPDVLINNGLALVVSMLAASIAFAVVFPAEMPWLTGRIARDLRRQIALACDGPLQGLDQRFQSSSHDLMSQLRNLLMKRSRRHRDALRWMLATLEIGHAVIDLRREMKAFMAAQPAQALRWSALIDAVREALPRLFETPDAHRLARALKSVNLAIRAVRHTQHLWYAVPDERRRMQRIVSCLHFIRSALIDQDAPFNRGSRARERVRASRM